Proteins co-encoded in one Aspergillus flavus chromosome 2, complete sequence genomic window:
- a CDS encoding putative kinetochore protein mis14 codes for MGESMHRKIELQAPADFTYLYGNTVALSRQKLDLHLPPSANPEDGPDPMRERVRELVDEYILRTFTSASSSISINGLDSSSPQFPFPAAFTAPAETIEYEPYDGHLASRVTSLYAQLESLTTTVAQLRRDAPQRAAEMYAAELKKVLEEDEHDDLEDEEILENGENNERQTTEDVDMPDADQNQEQTSSNGPSTNGSLRRTAKTKWNLHVPLGTDHEAELWRTGEMAEVYEDTLRTLLRLQGEAVPGDETNATTDGAADGNAVASTVGKAERASRAVEVVEKK; via the exons ATGGGGGAATCAATGCATCGCAAAATCGAACTTCAAGCCCCCGCCGATTTCACATACCTTTATGGCAACACTGTGGCTCTCTCACGCCAAAAACTCGACCTTCATTTACCACCCTCTGCAAACCCTGAAGATGGACCGGATCCAATGCGCGAGCGGGTCCGCGAGCTAGTCGATGAG TACATATTACGTACCTTCACATCGGCTTCCTCCTCGATAAGTATCAACGGCCTTGACTCTTCATCGCCTCAGTTTCCCTTTCCGGCTGCTTTCACTGCACCTGCGGAGACAATCGAGTACGAACCATATGACGGGCATCTTGCATCACGTGTGACTTCGCTCTACGCACAGTTAGAATCGCTCACGACGACAGTCGCACAGTTAAGACGAGATGCGCCGCAGCGTGCAGCAGAGATGTATGCAGCGGAACTGAAGAAGGTGTTAGAGGAGGACGAACATGATGacttggaagatgaggaaatcctggaaaatggagaaaaCAATGAAAGGCAAACAACAGAAGACGTTGACATGCCTGATGCAGACCAGAACCAGGAGCAGACTTCCAGCAATGGTCCCAGTACGAATGGCTCACTCCGGAGAACAGCGAAAACGAAGTGGAATTTACATGTGCCCCTTGGCACCGACCATGAAGCGGAACTATGGCGCACTGGAGAGATGGCAGAAGTATATGAGGATACACTACGGACTTTGCTTCGACTCCAGGGTGAGGCTGTTCCTGGCGATGAGACAAATGCCACAACAGATGGGGCCGCCGATGGGAATGCTGTCGCATCCACAGTCGGGAAGGCTGAACGAGCCAGTCGGGCAGTTGAAgtcgtggagaagaagtga
- a CDS encoding phosphatidylinositol transfer protein (sec14 cytosolic factor): protein MAAPSSKYDNYDFPTTAPVAQPGHPGHTTPEQDAKVEQLRSELEQLGYTERLDTLTLLRFLRARKFDVANAKTMFIECEKWRKEFGTDDLPRTFDYKEKPEVFKFYPQYYHKTDKDGRPVYIEKLGKIDLNAMYKITSAERMLQNLVTEYEKLADPRLPACSRKAGKLLETCCTIMDLKGVGITSIPSVYGYVRQASGISQNYYPERLGKLYLINAPWGFSGAFNAVKGFLDPVTVEKIHILGSNYKKELLAQVPAENLPEDIGGTCKCEGGCELSDQGPWQDPEWAKAPKWATPKEDQNVVKNEDPGLEQKVETQEASQPQPTA from the exons ATGGCCGCTCCTAGTTCGAAGTACGACAACTATGACTTTCCCACCACTGCGCCGGTTGCCCAACCTGGCCACCCTGGCCACACCACCCCAGAGCAGGATGCAAAGGTAGAACAGCTTCGGAGTGAGCTGGAGCAGCTCGGCTACACCGAAAGGCTGGATACGTTGACTTTGCTCCGCTTTCTGAGGGCGAGAAAGTTCGACGTCGCCAATGCTAAGACTAT GTTCATCGAGTGCGAAAAGTGGCGGAAAGAGTTCGGCACTGACGACCTGCCTCGCACTTTCGACTACAAGGAGAAGCCGGAGGTGTTCAAGTTCTATCCTCAGTACTACCACAAGACGGATAAG GATGGAAGACCTGTCTACATCGAGAAACTGGGCAAGATCGATCTTAACGCCATGTACAAAATCACCTCCGCCGAGCGCATGTTGCAGAACCTCGTCACTGAGTACGAGAAGCTTGCTGACCCCCGACTGCCCGCCTGCTCTCGGAAGGCAGGCAAGCTGCTCGAGACCTGCTGCACCATCATGGACTTGAAGGGCGTCGGTATCACAAGTATCCCGTCTGTGTATGGGTATGTTCGTCAGGCCTCTGGCATCTCTCAGAACTACTACCCCGAGCGTTTGGGCAAGCTTTACTTGATCAACGCCCCTTGGGGTTTCAGCGGCGCTTTCAACGCCGTCAAGGGCTTCCTGGACCCCGTGACTGTCGAAAAGATCCATATACTTGGTTCCAACTACAAGAAGGAACTGTTGGCACAAGTCCCCGCTGAGAACCTCCCCGAGGACATTGGTGGTACCTGCAAGTGCGAAGGCGGCTGTGAACTGAGCGACCAGGGCCCCTGGCAAGATCCAGAGTGGGCCAAGGCGCCCAAGTGGGCTACTCCCAAGGAGGACCAAAACGTCGTGAAGAACGAGGATCCTGGTCTCGAGCAGAAGGTTGAGACGCAAGAAGcttctcagcctcagccCACTGCGTAG
- a CDS encoding lecithin,cholesterol acyltransferase /Acyl-ceramide synthase (Phospholipid:diacylglycerol acyltransferase, putative) produces MLRRRLAKDDNVQSASTDSSRDESKVVPATQTATPAEKPKKESFVTKPRSKRRNGLIFVLGGIFGIIVAAFFANQQDVISLDALMDLNLDALMDVIPQGIVKDVREFSQHERDAVSYDSFSVGLQLQSQGIQAKHPIVMIPGVISTGLESWGTEVSSRQYFRRRLWGSWSMMRALVLDKAEWKNHIMLDKDTGLDPPGIKLRAAQGFDATDFFITGYWIWNKILENLATIGYDPTNAFTAAYDWRLSYLNLEVRDQYFSRLKSYIETAVLVKGEKVALASHSMGSQVLFYFFKWVEHPEHGKGGSDWVNRHVASWINISGCMLGAVKGLTAVLSGEMRDTAQLNAFAVYGLEKFLSKEERAEIFRAMPGISSMLPKGGEAVWGNATWAPDDLPGQHTSYGNLLKFQQTNSSLTAKNLTVSESLAYLMNSSDEWYRNQVQTSYSHGVAHTTAQVEANENDPRTWLNPLEARLPLAPDMKVYCFYGVGKPTERSYYYQEERDPLVNLNVSIDTTVTNSDGVDHGVVMGEGDGTVNLLSTGYMCAKGWNIKRYNPAGVKIKVFEMPHEPDRFSPRGGPNTGDHVDILGRASLNELILRVAGGHGDEIEETFVSKIKEYADRVQIFEEE; encoded by the exons ATGCTCCGCCGTCGCCTGGCCAAGGACGACAATGTCCAATCCGCTTCTACGGACTCCTCTCGCGATGAAAGCAAAGTAGTTCCCGCTACGCAGACTGCAACGCCAGCCGAGAAACCGAAGAAAGAGTCATTCGTGACGAAGCCGCGGAGTAAACGTCGCAATGGTCTTATCTTCGTTCTGGGCGGCATTTTCGGAATTATCGTCGCCGCGTTCTTCGCCAACCAACAAGATGTGATCAGTCTCGATGCGCTGATGGATCTGAACTTGGATGCGTTGATGGATGTTATACCGCAGGGCATTGTGAAAGATGTGAGGGAGTTCTCG CAACATGAGCGCGACGCTGTCAGCTATGATTCATTCTCCGTCGGTCTACAACTTCAATCGCAAGGCATTCAAGCTAAGCATCCCATTGTCATGATCCCCGGCGTTATCTCCACTGGGCTCGAGAGCTGGGGCACCGAGGTGTCGTCCCGCCAGTATTTCCGTCGGAGACTCTGGGGCAGTTGGAGTATGATGCGCGCTTTGGTCCTGGATAAGGCAGAGTGGAAAAACCATATCATGCTGGATAAGGATACCGGGTTGGATCCGCCGGGGATCAAGCTACGGGCGGCACAGGGTTTTGATGCGACTGATTTCTTCATCACGGGATACTGGATCTGGAATAAGATTCTTGAGAACCTGGCGACAATCGGGTATGATCCGACTAATGCCTTCACTGCCGCTTATGATTGGAGACTGTCTTATCTGAACCTGGAGGTCCGTGACCAGTACTTCAGTCGGTTGAAGTCCTACATCGAGACTGCCGTTCTCgtgaaaggagaaaaagtgGCTCTAGCTTCACACAGCATGGGCTCGCAGGTGCTCTTCTATTTCTTTAAATGGGTTGAGCATCCGGAGCATGGTAAGGGAGGCAGTGACTGGGTTAACAGACACGTTGCCTCCTGGATCAACATCAGCGGGTGCATGCTGGGCGCCGTCAAGGGTCTAACGGCCGTCCTCTCGGGCGAAATGAGGGATACCGCCCAGTTGAACGCCTTTGCCGTGTACGGTTTGGAGAAGTTCCTGTCCAAGGAGGAACGAGCTGAGATCTTCCGGGCCATGCCCGGCATCTCGAGCATGCTCCCCAAGGGCGGAGAAGCCGTATGGGGCAATGCAACGTGGGCTCCGGACGACCTGCCCGGCCAGCACACGAGCTACGGAAATCTGCTGAAGTTCCAGCAGACCAACTCGTCCCTAACAGCCAAGAACCTCACGGTCTCCGAAAGTCTGGCGTATCTTATGAACTCGAGCGACGAATGGTACCGCAATCAAGTCCAAACCAGCTACTCGCACGGAGTCGCACACACCACCGCGCAAGTCGAAGCAAACGAAAACGACCCTCGCACATGGCTCAACCCCCTTGAGGCCCGTTTGCCATTGGCCCCGGACATGAAGGTCTATTGCTTCTACGGCGTCGGCAAACCAACCGAACGCAGCTACTACTACCAGGAGGAGCGCGATCCCCTGGTCAACCTAAACGTCAGTATTGACACCACCGTCACCAACAGCGACGGAGTCGACCACGGCGTCGTCATGGGCGAAGGCGACGGCACCGTCAACCTTCTTAGCACCGGCTACATGTGCGCCAAGGGATGGAATATTAAACGGTACAACCCAGCAGGAGTCAAGATCAAGGTCTTTGAAATGCCACACGAACCAGACAGGTTCTCACCACGCGGTGGTCCAAACACAG GCGATCACGTTGACATCCTCGGCCGAGCCTCCTTGAACGAACTCATCCTCCGCGTAGCAGGCGGCCACGGCGACGAAATCGAAGAAACCTTCGTCTCAAAAATCAAAGAGTACGCAGACCGGGTGCAGATCTTTGAAGAggaatag
- a CDS encoding putative acetyltransferase, GNAT family, giving the protein MRFNSKITKSVFLPLYLNSSSYFLSRSNSPHSLRTITTPSRTCHSFPKINIERLDSLNESEYAAGMSHDATPTAVSAAPPDLRYIRYDGAREDEYVAAMRQLISKDLSEPYSIYVYRYFLYQWGDLCFMAMDDTLPDPMVGVVVSKLEPHRGGPLRGYIAMLAVREEHRGRGIATKLVRMAIDAMIARDADEIALETEITNTAAIKLYERLGFLRSKRLHRYYLNGNSAYRLVLYLKEGVGSMRTAFDPYGPPDMSGPIAPPPPALLHGNGNQ; this is encoded by the exons ATGAGATTTAATTCCAAAATTACAAAGTCCGTTTTCCTCCCTTTGTACCTGAATTCCTCCTCTTACTTCCTCAGCCGCTCCAATTCCCCACACTCGCTCAGAACTATTACAACGCCCTCCCGCACCTGTCACTCTTTTCCCAAAATCAACATAGAAAGATTGGATTCTCTCAATGAGTCCGAATACGCGGCCGGAATGAGCCATGACGCTACTCCCACCGCAGTCTCCGCTGCACCACCAGACCTCCGCTACATCCGCTATGACGGCGCACGCGAAGACGAATATGTCGCTGCTATGCGGCAACTAATCTCCAAGGACCTCTCTGAGCCGTACAGCATCTACGTCTACCGGTATTTCCTCTACCAATGGGGCGATCTCTGTTTCATGGCCATGGATGACACACTGCCGGACCCGATGGTCGGGGTTGTAGTCTCGAAGCTGGAACCACATCGCGGCGGCCCGTTAAGAGGGTATATTGCAATGTTGGCGGTGCGAGAAGAGCATCGAGGTCGCGGGATTGCAACGAAATTGGTCAGAATGGCGATTGATGCGATGATTGCGCGTGATGCGGACGAG ATCGCGCTCGAGACCGAAATTACAAATACGGCCGCCATTAAATTGTATGAGCGACTGGGGTTCCTACGCAGTAAAAGATTGCATCGATACTATTTGAACGGTAACTCGGCCTATCGCTTGGTGCTATACCTCAAGGAGGGCGTGGGGTCCATGCGGACGGCGTTCGACCCATACGGGCCCCCTGATATGTCTGGTCCAATTGCTCCTCCGCCGCCAGCTTTGCTTCATGGAAATGGCAATCAATGA